The following is a genomic window from Planctomycetota bacterium.
GAGGGCTTTGTCCACGGACAGCTCGGCTCGGCCGCCGGATGCGGCCGACGGCGGCCCGGGAAACCCTCGGCGTTTCCCGCGGTCGCCTGAGTGGACAAAGGCCATGGAGGGCTTTGTCCACGGACAGCTCGGCTCGGCCGCCGGATGCGGCCGACGGCGGCCCGGGAAACCCTCGGCGTTTCCCGCGGTCGCCTGAGTGGACAAAGGCCATGGAGGGCTTTGTCCACGGACAGTTAGCAGCCACGCCCCGGTCCGGTTAGTCCGATGGCACCTGTCAGCGGGGCGGTGCCGACAGTGGTCCAGGCGGCGAGATGAGGATCGGCCCATGATTGCGACGGCCAAACGGGTCAGGCGGACCGGCGAGACAAGGCGTGCCAAGAGTGCTGCCGCCCAGCGGCGCGAGGCTTTCTTCGCCCGCAAGATCGACTACGTCCCCTGCCGGCAGTTCCTCGGGGCCAACGCCGAGGCGCTGGCCAGCACCCCGCCTGCCGAGGCGGCCGTGCCGCTGACGCAGTCGGGCGTCGATGTTCCCGCCGGCCGCGAACTGACGCCGTACCTCGCCAGCCTGTACCAGACCCGGTTGCTCGCCAAGGAAGAGGAGCAGTACTACTTTCGCCGGCTCAACTGGCTGAAGTTCACGGCGGCGACCCGCCGCGGGCAGCTCGACCCGCAGCGCGCCACCGAGCGGCAGATGGCGACGGTCGAGTCGCTCCTCGCGGAGGCCGACTCCGTCCGCTCGATCCTGATCACGTCGAACCTCCGCCTCGTGGTCTCGATCGCCAAGAAGTTCGCCGACCTGCACCTTTCGTTCGACGAGCTCGTCGCCGAGGGGAATATCGCGCTCTTGCGAGCGGTCGAGAAGTTCAACTTCGCCCTCGGCAACCGCTTCAGCACCTACGCCACCTACGCGATCCAGCGCCACTTCTTCCGGATCTCGCACCGCAATCGTCAGCTCCGCACTCGGTTCGTCGTCGACGATGCGGCCCTCAAGGACCGCCCCGAGTCGTCCGAGCAGTCGCCGTACTGTTCCGCCGAGCAGATCGGCCTGCTCAAGAATCTGTTCGAGGGGTTCCTCGCCGACCTCGAGCCCCGCGAGCGGCAGATCGTCGTCGCCCGGTTCGGGTTCGACGGCCAGGCGCCGCGGACGTTCCGTGAGCTGGGCAGCTCGATGGGCGTCTGCAAGGAACGGATCCGGCAGATTCAGTCGCGCGCGATGGAAAAGCTCCGGGGGATGGCGGCCAAAGCACACCTCGAGCAGACGGTCGGTGACTGGCTCTGAGTCCGGCCGGCAGCGCGGTGCCGCCTGACCGCGGCCGAGTGGGAGATGGCGGTGTCGCAGCGCGTCGTGATCGTCGGTGGCACCGGTGGCATCGGTGGGGCCCTCGCAGAAGCGCTCGTCGCTGCTGGCCACCGGCCATTTCTCGTTGCCCGCGACGCGGACCGGGTCGCCACCACGGCCCACCGGCTCGGGTGCGACGGAGCTGCGTGTGATGCCAGCGATGTCGATGCCCTGTCGGCATGCGTCGAAGGAGCCGCCGGCCGTCTCGGCGGGCTCGACGGTATCGTCAACTGCGCCGGATCGATCCTCCTCAAGGCCGCTCACCTGACGACGGCCGCGGAGTGGCAGGCGACGCTCGCCGCCAACCTGACGACGGCGTTCGCCTGCGTCCACGCGGCGGGCAAAGTGCTGCGGCAGCAGGGGGGGGCGGTCGTGCTGGTCAGCAGTGCCGCGGCACGGGTCGGGCTTGCCAACCACGAGGCGATCGCCGCCGCCAAGGCCGGTGTCATCGGCCTCACGCTGTCCGCCGCGGCGACCTACGCCCGGGCCGGAATCCGGGTCAATGCCGTCGCACCGGGCCTGGTGCGGACGCCCCTGTCGCGTGGCGTGATCGCGAGCGAACCGGCCGAGAAAGCATCGATCGCCATGCACCCGCTCGGCCGCCTCGGCGAGCCGGGGGACGTCGCCCGGGCGATCGCCTGGCTGCTCGATCCGGCGCAGTCGTGGGTCACCGGGCAGGTGATCGGAATCGACGGCGGTCTGGCCGACCTCCGCGTCCGCACCGGCTGATGCCCGCATGGCCGGGGAGGCTGTCTGCCGTTCCTGGCAGTTTCCGGCGGCAGCCTGCAATGAGTGTGCACCTGCCCCTCCCTGCTCTTTGGGCAGGATCGGTTTTCGGAGACAATCAATCGTGGACGGGTGGTGACGGTCGTACCGGTCGGGGGGCAGGCGGGCACGCCGTTTCGCCCGCCGAGCCGAAGGTGTCGTTTGCCCCATCCGGGGGGCGAGGTAGGCTCATCCATCATGAACACAAATCCGTTCTCGTCCGATTCGCATCCATCCGCCTCCGGGACGCCGACGTTCCGGCTGTGGCTGATGATGGTCCTGGAGTTCGCGATCTGGGGGGCGTGGCTCCCGCTGATCTGGGGCTACATGGGGAAGGACGGGCTCGGCTTCTCCGACTCCCAGCAGGCCTGGGTCGGCAGCGCCTTCGCGATCGCGTCGATCGTCGGGATCCTGTTCTCGAGCCAGTTCGCCGACCGCACGTTCGCGGCGGAGAAATTCATGGCCGCCAGCCACCTGATCGGCGGCCTGGCGATCCTGGGGATGTACTGGGCGAAGGACTTCCCCACGTTCTTCGGCCTGATGCTCGTCCACTCGCTGCTCTACGTGCCGACGATCTCGGTCTCCAACTCGATCGCCTTCACGCACCTCAGCAATGCCAAACGCGAGTTCGGCCTGGTGCGGATGGGAGGCACGATCG
Proteins encoded in this region:
- a CDS encoding SDR family oxidoreductase, which codes for MAVSQRVVIVGGTGGIGGALAEALVAAGHRPFLVARDADRVATTAHRLGCDGAACDASDVDALSACVEGAAGRLGGLDGIVNCAGSILLKAAHLTTAAEWQATLAANLTTAFACVHAAGKVLRQQGGAVVLVSSAAARVGLANHEAIAAAKAGVIGLTLSAAATYARAGIRVNAVAPGLVRTPLSRGVIASEPAEKASIAMHPLGRLGEPGDVARAIAWLLDPAQSWVTGQVIGIDGGLADLRVRTG
- a CDS encoding sigma-70 family RNA polymerase sigma factor, which produces MIATAKRVRRTGETRRAKSAAAQRREAFFARKIDYVPCRQFLGANAEALASTPPAEAAVPLTQSGVDVPAGRELTPYLASLYQTRLLAKEEEQYYFRRLNWLKFTAATRRGQLDPQRATERQMATVESLLAEADSVRSILITSNLRLVVSIAKKFADLHLSFDELVAEGNIALLRAVEKFNFALGNRFSTYATYAIQRHFFRISHRNRQLRTRFVVDDAALKDRPESSEQSPYCSAEQIGLLKNLFEGFLADLEPRERQIVVARFGFDGQAPRTFRELGSSMGVCKERIRQIQSRAMEKLRGMAAKAHLEQTVGDWL